CTAAAATTATTCCTAAGCGTCGGCCTCAATATTGGTTTGATTCTCGGCGACGGTACTTTGTCAAAAATTACGGGTGGCTATACGCTGCGATCGCTGATATTTCCTGGTTTTCTGGCTTTCTAGTATTCCAATTGCGCCGCCTAATTCAGCGCAAACCAAATACAGATCCGCCGCAATTACTAGGCGATTTCGTGCAAGGTAGCGTATTCTTCAAAGGAACAGATTAAAATTATGGTAATCCAACCGGAATTAAGCTCAAATGTGAACGAGCTAGAAAGCCCAAGTTTGGGACTTTGGGAACAGATTAAAGAAGACTGGATCGCTCACGGTTGCGATTGGACTAAGCCAGGATTTCGAGCCGTAGCAGTTCAACGTTTCGGCGTGTGGAGAATGAGTATTGAACCTAAATTACTTCGCGCTCCCTTGAGCATTCTTTACCGAGCAATGTACCGCAAAATTCGCAATACTTACGGTATTGATTTACCCTATACTGTTAAACTCGGCCGCCGCGTAGTTGTAGAACATCAAGGTGCTATTGTGATTCACGGTTACTGTTCTATTGGTGATGAATGCGTGATTCGCCAAGACGTAACTCTGGGAAATCGTTATTTAGATCGTCCTTTAGATGCGCCTAAATTAGGCGCTCGTGTTAATATCGGTGCGGGTGCAAAAATTCTCGGTGATGTCACTTTAGGCGATGATGTTAACATCGGCGCTAACGCTGTAGTTTTATCAGATATTCCCTCTGGAAAAACAGCAGTCGGCATCCCTGCTAAAATTATCAAATCCACGAATTCTACCAATCCTGAAAGTCAAATTAATTAACATACTTATGAATATTTATCTACTCTCAGATCGCGCTTTATATTCTAGTGTTAGCTACGATCCTTTGTTTGAATTAGAAGACATATTAGTAGAAAGTTGTGGAGCAAAATTACTAATTCCTACTCAAAGTCAAGGGGCACAATGGGCAAACCAACAGCCGAAAATTACATCTAAGTTTCTCAATAAAGTTGTGCGCCGCACCACAGGTTCCTATAAGCTAGCAGATGAAGCCCTCGAATCTATAAAGAAGCCGAATGTTTTACTAATAGTTGCTTTGTGCGGAGCTAATTTAGCTACCCTCTCAAGTATCTCTAATTGGAGAGATAAGTTTGATGTAGTTGCTGCCTATATCTTCGATGCTTGGGGCTTTCATATTTACCCAAAATACACAAG
The Kamptonema formosum PCC 6407 genome window above contains:
- a CDS encoding serine O-acetyltransferase, translated to MVIQPELSSNVNELESPSLGLWEQIKEDWIAHGCDWTKPGFRAVAVQRFGVWRMSIEPKLLRAPLSILYRAMYRKIRNTYGIDLPYTVKLGRRVVVEHQGAIVIHGYCSIGDECVIRQDVTLGNRYLDRPLDAPKLGARVNIGAGAKILGDVTLGDDVNIGANAVVLSDIPSGKTAVGIPAKIIKSTNSTNPESQIN